AGTTACTGGATGAGCCCGACCACTTATCTGTTCTTTCGCGTCTCATACAGAAAGAACTGATATATCGCCTCCTTATGAGTGAAGTCGGGCCGAGGCTGATTCAGATTGCTTTGCCTGGAAGTCATGGCTATCAGATTACGCTGGCGGTGGAGTATCTCAAAAAACACTTTTCTAAGCCTATTCGCGTGAAAGAACTGGCAGAACTTGGGAGGATGAGTACCTCCTCTTTTTACCAGCATTTTAAAGCCCTAACAGGGATGACACCTCTGCAATATCAGAAAAAACTACGCCTGTGCGAGGCAAGAAAACTTATACTCTCAGGCCTTGACGTTACCACAGCAGCATCTCAGGTGGGATACAACAGTCTTTCACAGTTTAGTCGGGAATACAAGAGGTTCTTTGGTGTTCAGCCCTCTCAGGATGCAAAGAATTTTCAGCAGAACGTTTACTCTGAGATTTCTTACTGATTTCGACGATCATTAGCCTTCGCAGCAGCCCTGCTTATCCATATTGTCGCAACAACCGTAATTACCGTAACAGCAAAAGCATAGGCGAGCATTGCGAGGATGTTCTCGGCAGTCCCGAAAACTGCCTTGAAAATCGCCTTTACAGTAGGCTAAAGCAGCAACAAGTCCGAAGGCAGAGGTTATGAAGGTTGAGAGCTTATCCAGAACTTCCTCCTTCACACTCATTTCGATCACCTCTGAAAAATCACTGAGTAATTAGCATTTCTGATTTAAATATATTTTCTAAGCCTTCTCGTAAGCCTTTAGAAACTCCTCTCTTTTTATACCAGCTTGGCGGCAGATAACTCTTAAAGTTGAGCCTTTTATCCTTTCATGGTTGGGCATAGTTAATGGAGTCTTAGTACCATCTGGATTCTCCTTTACCATCGATATATGGTTTCCAACCCTCACAATTTTGAAACCAAGGCCTTCTAATGCTT
The sequence above is a segment of the Methermicoccus shengliensis DSM 18856 genome. Coding sequences within it:
- a CDS encoding DUF5654 family protein, with the protein product MFKAVFGTAENILAMLAYAFAVTVITVVATIWISRAAAKANDRRNQ
- a CDS encoding AraC family transcriptional regulator, which codes for MMDELRSQLKGRIYRFTEKEPVVHLIRGLKLIRSDHPTEPASYLMPPSICLVVQGAKRVLLGKEVYVYDSEKFLLTSVDLSVTAQIIEASQEKPYLGITWGIDLDTLRELIIELDVSQKMDQTSRGMVLGRVTPQILDAFRRLIELLDEPDHLSVLSRLIQKELIYRLLMSEVGPRLIQIALPGSHGYQITLAVEYLKKHFSKPIRVKELAELGRMSTSSFYQHFKALTGMTPLQYQKKLRLCEARKLILSGLDVTTAASQVGYNSLSQFSREYKRFFGVQPSQDAKNFQQNVYSEISY
- a CDS encoding type II toxin-antitoxin system HicA family toxin → MKFPKDAPKRKVIKALEGLGFKIVRVGNHISMVKENPDGTKTPLTMPNHERIKGSTLRVICRQAGIKREEFLKAYEKA